A genomic stretch from Anaerosporomusa subterranea includes:
- a CDS encoding radical SAM protein has product MKISKNDALIWFDFFSQLPEEEEISIKHEEIIYSTFAQIEAAIDHRNDTLMSDIRGLKTLENRTFFVGNESKFPKGCRSCLMGTGLSAIRKTNKCNLECKFCYNYSELEDIHPVGEGMWEIGGTKFYEKDIDLLLSIHQKPTGISYVYLEPFMEIEEYYSVIRKFSDAQIHQHLYTNGTLATEETLKALGEAGLNEIRFNLGASKCSDKVIENIGLAKKYIKSVGIETPMTPEFFEAFFKKKQAIFETKLDFINCAELHLNENNINNYYGENMYISRHGYISPIWSRELTLKFMKIADEENWDLAVHDCSNYTKFARGLNLSSKAGMWFGASNYACEFSMIPYDIFIPILNDDNFQFLNEEELPDDYKPEIIDF; this is encoded by the coding sequence ATGAAAATTTCAAAGAATGATGCGTTGATATGGTTTGATTTTTTCTCACAATTGCCTGAGGAAGAGGAAATTAGTATAAAACATGAAGAAATCATTTACTCTACCTTTGCGCAAATTGAGGCAGCAATTGATCATAGAAATGATACGTTAATGTCGGATATTAGAGGTTTGAAAACTTTAGAGAATAGAACTTTTTTTGTAGGAAATGAAAGTAAATTCCCCAAAGGATGTCGTTCTTGTCTGATGGGTACTGGTTTGAGTGCAATTAGGAAAACGAACAAATGTAATTTAGAGTGTAAGTTCTGTTATAATTATAGCGAACTAGAAGATATTCATCCAGTTGGCGAAGGTATGTGGGAAATTGGAGGCACAAAATTTTACGAGAAGGATATTGATTTGCTTCTTTCCATTCACCAAAAACCCACTGGCATTTCCTACGTTTATTTAGAACCATTCATGGAAATTGAAGAATACTATTCGGTTATAAGGAAATTTAGTGATGCTCAAATTCATCAACATTTATACACAAATGGCACTTTAGCTACAGAAGAGACATTGAAAGCATTAGGTGAAGCCGGTCTTAATGAGATACGTTTCAACCTAGGTGCTTCTAAGTGTTCGGACAAAGTAATTGAAAATATTGGATTAGCGAAAAAATATATCAAAAGTGTAGGTATTGAAACTCCAATGACTCCTGAGTTTTTCGAAGCATTTTTTAAGAAAAAGCAAGCAATCTTCGAGACAAAACTCGATTTTATCAATTGTGCGGAATTACATTTAAATGAGAATAACATAAACAATTATTATGGGGAAAATATGTATATTTCCAGACATGGCTATATATCTCCAATTTGGAGTAGGGAATTAACTTTGAAATTCATGAAAATAGCTGATGAAGAAAACTGGGATTTAGCAGTTCATGATTGCTCAAACTACACAAAGTTTGCAAGAGGCTTAAATTTGAGTAGCAAAGCGGGTATGTGGTTCGGAGCCAGTAATTATGCCTGTGAGTTTTCTATGATTCCATACGATATATTTATACCAATACTGAATGATGACAATTTCCAATTTTTAAATGAAGAAGAATTGCCTGACGACTATAAACCAGAAATTATAGATTTTTAG
- a CDS encoding TRAP transporter substrate-binding protein, producing the protein MQIKWKWISILILLIILFAIAGCRGEQEKNITISEQKIIMKIGHTQPINHPRHQSLLKFKQTVETKTNNMVEVQVYPAAQLGSDLEQMQMVKDGRLQAMRGNQIEVAAPELLIYTMPFLFDKLEEAHQITRGPIGEKIARFTQKDNIVILATGDVGDLRDITNNVRPIVAPKDMQGLRMRTTPIESTVKTLEALGACVIPVDYDNLYNALKTGVVDGQENPLINIRTLKLEQVQRYLTIIKYQYYPDPFFVNLAWYDSLEPAIKVILKEASVEMMLISDELIEQASNNNLADLEKSMIVNTLTHEQRKRFVEQTKPVYDYYIGKGLFTVQDLEEIRNAVK; encoded by the coding sequence GTGCAAATTAAATGGAAATGGATTAGCATTTTAATACTTCTGATAATTTTATTCGCCATTGCTGGCTGTAGGGGAGAACAGGAGAAAAACATCACAATTAGTGAACAGAAAATAATAATGAAAATTGGCCATACTCAGCCGATAAACCACCCGCGACACCAGTCTTTGCTGAAATTCAAGCAAACAGTTGAGACTAAAACAAACAATATGGTAGAAGTGCAAGTTTATCCGGCTGCACAGTTGGGCAGCGATTTAGAACAGATGCAGATGGTGAAGGATGGCAGGCTGCAGGCAATGAGAGGCAATCAGATTGAAGTCGCGGCACCGGAACTGCTTATTTATACTATGCCCTTTTTATTCGACAAACTGGAAGAAGCTCACCAAATCACCAGAGGACCAATTGGTGAGAAGATTGCTAGATTTACCCAAAAAGATAATATTGTCATTTTGGCGACAGGTGATGTTGGCGACTTGCGAGATATAACGAATAATGTCAGGCCGATTGTTGCGCCTAAAGACATGCAAGGTTTGAGGATGAGGACAACACCGATCGAGAGTACTGTTAAAACGCTGGAAGCCCTTGGTGCCTGTGTAATACCTGTTGATTATGATAATCTGTATAATGCGCTTAAAACAGGAGTAGTGGATGGACAGGAAAATCCACTTATTAATATAAGAACCCTTAAGTTGGAGCAGGTTCAGAGGTATTTGACAATAATAAAGTACCAGTATTATCCTGACCCGTTTTTTGTAAACCTAGCATGGTATGATTCTCTTGAGCCGGCAATTAAAGTGATACTAAAAGAAGCTTCTGTGGAAATGATGTTGATCAGTGATGAACTGATCGAACAAGCGAGTAATAATAACCTCGCTGATTTGGAAAAGAGTATGATTGTTAATACCCTGACGCACGAGCAACGGAAACGGTTTGTTGAACAGACAAAGCCTGTGTATGATTATTATATTGGCAAAGGTTTGTTTACTGTACAGGATCTGGAGGAGATAAGGAATGCTGTCAAATAG
- a CDS encoding helix-turn-helix domain-containing protein, producing MDCDKIGNLIYNLRKEKAMTQKQLADLMNISDKAISKWERGLGCPDVSLLPELSQILGVNIEEILSGKIELNETIGGNMKKLNFYVCPQCNNLMTATGDAHISCCGKRLEALVAAKAEDNHLLNIEPVENELYVASSHEMKKDHYISFVAYVTGDRVLIVKQYPEWNMQFRFHKLGHGKLYFHCTNHGLFYQLI from the coding sequence ATGGATTGCGATAAAATCGGTAACTTAATCTATAATCTGCGAAAAGAAAAAGCCATGACACAAAAGCAGTTAGCTGATTTAATGAACATCAGTGACAAAGCAATAAGTAAATGGGAGCGCGGCCTTGGATGCCCTGATGTATCCTTGCTCCCAGAGCTATCACAGATACTTGGAGTTAATATTGAGGAAATCCTCTCAGGTAAAATTGAACTAAATGAAACTATTGGAGGTAATATGAAAAAACTTAATTTTTATGTCTGCCCACAATGTAATAATCTCATGACAGCAACAGGAGATGCTCATATTTCATGCTGCGGAAAGAGGTTAGAGGCATTAGTTGCAGCAAAAGCGGAAGATAACCATCTACTAAATATAGAGCCTGTAGAAAATGAACTATATGTTGCCTCTTCCCACGAAATGAAAAAAGATCATTATATATCTTTTGTTGCGTATGTTACAGGAGATAGAGTTCTTATTGTGAAGCAATATCCCGAGTGGAATATGCAATTTCGATTTCATAAGTTAGGGCATGGCAAACTATATTTCCATTGCACGAATCACGGGTTATTTTATCAACTCATTTGA
- a CDS encoding flavodoxin family protein, whose product MKIVLINGSPRGRSSNTQIMAESFLQGAQEAGANTLNVFLAEKEIRYCHGCFSCWLKTPGRCVIADDMKQILAEADGADVLVLASPLYFDTISGLLKVFMDRMIVKGDPHFSKTATGESRHWKKPGEKTPKLLMMSNCGFPERSHFQAISHWVQRVAQNMQTELLGEIYAAQGGLLSMELPQVKLYLQWVKNAGGEIASGQALSTETKQALEQSFLPDDIYIQNANQYFDSLLGNK is encoded by the coding sequence ATGAAAATTGTCTTGATCAACGGAAGCCCCAGAGGCAGAAGTAGCAATACGCAAATCATGGCCGAATCTTTTTTGCAAGGAGCCCAAGAGGCGGGCGCAAACACGTTAAACGTTTTTTTAGCGGAGAAGGAGATACGGTACTGTCACGGCTGCTTTTCCTGTTGGCTAAAGACACCGGGACGCTGTGTCATCGCCGACGACATGAAGCAAATTCTGGCTGAGGCAGATGGAGCTGATGTGCTGGTTTTGGCCAGTCCGCTGTATTTCGATACGATTTCTGGCCTGCTGAAAGTGTTCATGGATCGGATGATCGTCAAAGGCGATCCGCATTTCAGCAAGACGGCCACTGGTGAGTCACGCCACTGGAAAAAGCCAGGCGAGAAAACACCCAAATTGCTGATGATGTCGAATTGTGGTTTCCCTGAGCGGTCGCATTTTCAGGCGATATCACACTGGGTGCAGCGTGTGGCACAGAATATGCAGACAGAACTGCTGGGCGAAATCTATGCGGCACAGGGCGGACTTCTGTCAATGGAACTGCCGCAAGTCAAACTGTATCTGCAATGGGTCAAAAACGCCGGTGGCGAAATTGCATCGGGTCAGGCGTTGTCAACCGAAACGAAACAAGCGCTGGAACAGTCTTTCCTACCGGACGATATATATATTCAAAACGCCAATCAATACTTCGATAGCCTGCTGGGCAACAAATGA
- a CDS encoding aspartate/glutamate racemase family protein — translation MQKSIGIIGGMGALATCDLFKKIIDMTDAKSDQEHIHIYVDCNTNIPDRTKAILQGGKDPVPEMVRSGVRLQSMGADVLVMPCNTAHYFYDKITPFFDIPLLNMLKETAKEIKKRKIRKIGLLATDGTIQSGVYHKALTDIGIDLVIPSPMQQTSVMDIIYNGVKASNRNININEFYGAIDKLFEKGAEVLILGCTELPVAFKMFHIDRPAIDPTSVLAAAAIRFVDMPLLNRL, via the coding sequence ATGCAAAAGTCAATTGGGATTATTGGAGGTATGGGAGCTTTAGCTACTTGTGATTTATTTAAAAAGATTATAGACATGACAGATGCCAAGTCTGATCAAGAACATATCCATATTTATGTAGATTGTAATACCAATATTCCAGACCGGACAAAGGCCATATTGCAAGGCGGAAAGGATCCTGTGCCTGAAATGGTGAGAAGCGGCGTGCGATTGCAATCGATGGGAGCGGATGTGTTGGTTATGCCATGTAATACGGCGCACTATTTTTATGATAAGATTACGCCTTTTTTTGATATTCCGCTTTTAAATATGTTGAAAGAAACGGCGAAGGAAATTAAAAAAAGGAAAATAAGAAAAATTGGGTTGTTGGCAACTGATGGGACGATTCAGTCAGGGGTATATCATAAAGCTTTAACGGATATAGGGATAGATTTAGTTATTCCTTCGCCCATGCAACAGACGAGTGTAATGGATATTATTTATAATGGGGTAAAGGCGTCAAACAGAAATATCAATATTAATGAGTTTTATGGGGCAATCGATAAGCTTTTTGAGAAAGGGGCAGAAGTGTTGATATTGGGGTGCACAGAGCTTCCGGTTGCATTTAAAATGTTTCATATTGACAGGCCTGCAATTGACCCGACCTCAGTATTGGCGGCAGCAGCAATTCGATTTGTTGATATGCCGTTATTAAATAGGCTATAG
- a CDS encoding indolepyruvate oxidoreductase subunit beta has translation MKFDLVIAGVGGQGNILATQVIAQCAIDAGLNVANTETKGAAQRGGSVTSHLRISDETIFSPLVPHGQADILLGLEPLEAFRHIALLSSNGKYIINTAPVPTILSNIKIDTYPSQEQLLADIQQRNLTGYFINATQEAKNIGDALLVNVVMLGAFSKVSNIVGDNVLLAKLLSLVDERYHQADKLAFECGRRLIRLEG, from the coding sequence ATGAAGTTCGACTTGGTTATTGCCGGTGTAGGCGGACAAGGTAATATTCTGGCAACACAAGTAATTGCTCAATGTGCTATAGATGCTGGATTGAATGTTGCCAATACGGAGACTAAAGGGGCTGCGCAGCGAGGTGGATCAGTCACATCGCATCTACGGATATCTGACGAAACAATCTTTTCTCCGCTGGTGCCTCATGGACAAGCCGATATATTATTAGGGTTGGAGCCGCTGGAAGCATTCCGTCACATTGCACTGCTAAGCTCAAACGGAAAATACATCATTAATACGGCTCCGGTTCCGACCATTCTTTCCAATATTAAGATCGATACGTATCCTTCGCAGGAACAGCTGCTTGCCGATATACAGCAAAGAAATCTTACCGGGTATTTCATCAATGCGACCCAGGAAGCCAAAAATATCGGCGATGCATTGCTCGTAAATGTCGTTATGCTAGGGGCTTTTTCAAAAGTAAGCAATATTGTGGGAGATAACGTATTATTAGCAAAATTGCTGTCACTAGTGGATGAGAGATATCATCAAGCCGATAAGTTAGCATTTGAATGCGGACGGAGACTCATACGGCTGGAGGGGTGA
- a CDS encoding phosphoribosyltransferase family protein — MNIPTSYILTVCGLERTLPVLQVAPDLSIASFVILGDTELVCRTAPELVKKLPPIDVLITAEAKGIPLVFEVSRLLGMNYIIARKSVKPYMQDPLTIEVHSITTQKKQTLCLDGKDAAVIRGKRVAIIDDVISTGESVAAVERLVCQAGGVVVARAAILAEGDAANRDDILFLAPLPLFPHK; from the coding sequence ATGAATATTCCAACGTCCTACATACTTACAGTCTGCGGCCTTGAGCGGACTCTGCCCGTCCTGCAGGTTGCGCCTGATCTTAGCATTGCCAGTTTCGTTATTCTCGGCGATACGGAACTTGTTTGTCGAACAGCGCCTGAGTTGGTCAAAAAGCTGCCTCCTATTGACGTACTTATCACAGCAGAGGCGAAGGGAATTCCTCTCGTGTTTGAGGTTTCCCGACTGCTCGGCATGAATTACATTATCGCTCGTAAAAGCGTCAAGCCTTACATGCAGGACCCACTAACCATAGAGGTCCACTCCATCACCACGCAGAAAAAGCAGACTCTCTGTCTTGACGGTAAGGACGCTGCCGTTATCAGAGGCAAACGTGTAGCTATTATTGACGATGTCATAAGTACAGGTGAGTCGGTTGCTGCAGTGGAACGACTTGTTTGCCAGGCGGGTGGAGTGGTGGTCGCGAGAGCGGCTATCCTGGCCGAAGGCGATGCCGCCAATCGTGATGATATCTTGTTCCTCGCGCCACTGCCGCTCTTTCCGCACAAGTAG
- a CDS encoding GNAT family N-acetyltransferase, which produces MKLLTLTEENLEREHICCAIADQKTAPGVSLKKAWLRNRFQDGLVFRKADVRGKVFIEYLPAENAWCPIDADGYMFINCFWVAGRYQNQGYGAELLHSCLHEATGKNGVVIVSSLKKRPYLSDKAYLLKKGFEVADTAPPYFELLVKRLQGDAAMPKFRDTVKTPPLSFSRGLTVLYTDQCPFVEYHVQKELDIISEEFDIPINRIKLESREQARQSPAVFTTYTAFYQGEFLTHEILTKAKFSKLWEKIKDA; this is translated from the coding sequence ATGAAATTATTAACATTAACTGAAGAAAACTTAGAACGAGAGCATATTTGCTGTGCCATTGCTGACCAGAAAACCGCACCAGGAGTATCGCTGAAGAAAGCGTGGTTGAGAAATCGTTTTCAAGATGGACTGGTTTTCAGGAAAGCAGACGTTCGGGGGAAAGTGTTTATTGAATATTTGCCCGCCGAAAACGCCTGGTGCCCCATTGATGCCGACGGCTATATGTTCATCAACTGTTTTTGGGTGGCTGGTCGTTATCAGAACCAGGGGTATGGTGCTGAACTATTGCATTCGTGCTTGCATGAAGCGACAGGTAAAAACGGAGTTGTCATAGTTTCGAGCCTAAAAAAAAGACCTTATCTTTCTGATAAAGCCTATCTATTGAAAAAGGGTTTTGAAGTCGCCGATACAGCACCACCCTACTTTGAGTTGCTGGTTAAACGGCTGCAAGGTGACGCTGCAATGCCCAAGTTTAGAGATACCGTAAAAACACCGCCCCTTTCTTTTAGTCGGGGGCTGACTGTGCTGTATACCGATCAATGTCCTTTTGTTGAATACCATGTACAAAAGGAGCTGGATATCATCAGTGAAGAGTTTGATATCCCCATAAACCGCATCAAACTGGAAAGCAGGGAACAGGCTCGCCAATCCCCAGCTGTATTTACAACCTATACTGCTTTTTATCAAGGTGAGTTTTTGACCCACGAAATTCTTACCAAAGCAAAGTTCAGTAAGCTGTGGGAGAAAATTAAGGACGCCTAA
- a CDS encoding LysR family transcriptional regulator, which produces MFKGKEYIYEVYKEKSFSKAAQNLYISQPALSAAIKKIEKRIGCCIFDRSSNPVQLTEGGTEYVKSIEKIMDIENRFENYLSNLNQLKTGRLSIGASNVFASFILPAIITEFTIKYPSIKVNLVEANSAHLEDQLFSGTLDFVIDNYPLNEAIYEKHLFCRECLILTVPKKFASNSLAQEYQLSIDDIRNGMHLNPATKPVPLSLFAHDPCIFLRDGNDTRMRADRIFQEYGLTPKIILELDQLATAYNVACYGMGITIISDTLAQKAGYGSDMLYYKINSPYTFRNVFFYNKQNKYITRTMEEFIKIAQKTDSKQ; this is translated from the coding sequence ATGTTTAAGGGGAAAGAATATATTTATGAAGTCTACAAAGAAAAAAGCTTTTCAAAAGCAGCACAGAATCTCTATATCAGCCAACCTGCTTTAAGCGCTGCAATTAAGAAAATTGAAAAACGCATTGGCTGCTGTATATTTGACCGAAGCAGTAATCCTGTCCAGTTGACAGAAGGCGGTACCGAGTATGTAAAATCCATAGAAAAGATTATGGATATTGAAAATCGATTTGAAAACTATCTTAGCAATTTAAATCAGCTAAAAACAGGACGACTTTCTATTGGCGCAAGTAATGTTTTTGCTTCATTTATTCTTCCGGCAATAATTACCGAATTCACTATAAAATACCCCTCCATCAAAGTAAATCTCGTTGAAGCCAATAGTGCCCATTTAGAAGATCAGCTCTTTTCAGGCACACTCGATTTTGTCATCGATAATTACCCCTTGAATGAAGCAATCTATGAAAAACACTTATTCTGCAGAGAGTGTCTTATTCTTACCGTTCCCAAGAAATTTGCTTCAAATAGTCTGGCCCAAGAATACCAATTATCTATTGACGATATCCGCAACGGAATGCATTTAAATCCAGCGACAAAGCCCGTACCTTTGTCATTATTTGCCCATGATCCATGCATTTTTTTGAGGGATGGAAACGACACGCGAATGCGCGCAGATAGAATTTTTCAAGAATACGGCTTGACGCCTAAAATTATTTTAGAATTAGATCAGTTAGCTACAGCATATAACGTAGCCTGCTACGGCATGGGAATTACAATCATTAGCGATACCTTAGCCCAAAAAGCAGGCTATGGCTCAGACATGCTATATTACAAAATAAACAGTCCCTACACATTCCGCAATGTATTCTTTTATAATAAACAAAATAAATATATCACCAGAACTATGGAAGAATTTATAAAGATAGCACAGAAAACAGATAGCAAGCAATAA
- a CDS encoding FAD-binding oxidoreductase: protein MAHYNPVTLRIAEIQQNVFDYAYKVGGKLSGEHGIGYKKKALMEQYTSEVELDVMRSIKKAMDPNHILNPGKIFDVV, encoded by the coding sequence ATGGCACATTATAATCCGGTTACTTTAAGAATTGCAGAAATTCAACAGAATGTCTTTGACTATGCGTACAAGGTTGGCGGTAAGCTTTCGGGAGAGCATGGGATTGGCTATAAAAAGAAAGCACTGATGGAGCAGTACACGAGCGAAGTGGAATTGGATGTAATGCGAAGCATCAAGAAGGCTATGGATCCAAATCACATTCTGAATCCAGGCAAAATATTTGATGTTGTGTAG
- a CDS encoding helix-turn-helix domain-containing protein, with amino-acid sequence MCNTYNEFGRRIASLRKEKGYTQEKISSMLNVTPQAISKWEQGNALPDTLLLPLLSKLLNVSIDYLLTGESSVGKAGPYDGEYQKEAFYWGIQPSELAEQIVDILQGDTANKRLLDVGSGEGRDAIYFAKCGFQVDALEISTPGIEKIKQYSQLSGYSVNILHADMIGYEMSEDYDVLYSHGSLQFLPLEQRRKHFDKYKQRTKLGGLNAHLIFVEKPFVKMAPDWEKNEFFYQSGDLARYYHDWEILRCEESIIDCNSAGVPHRHAVNRIIARKINATRDGF; translated from the coding sequence ATGTGCAATACCTATAATGAATTTGGGCGGCGAATTGCTTCGCTGAGGAAAGAAAAGGGCTATACACAAGAGAAAATTAGCTCCATGCTGAATGTCACACCGCAAGCCATTTCCAAGTGGGAGCAGGGAAATGCACTGCCGGATACCCTGCTGCTGCCACTGTTGTCCAAACTGCTCAACGTATCCATTGATTACTTGCTGACAGGGGAAAGTTCTGTGGGCAAGGCAGGTCCGTATGATGGAGAGTATCAGAAAGAAGCATTCTACTGGGGAATACAGCCTTCAGAACTTGCCGAACAAATTGTAGATATTCTACAGGGCGATACAGCGAATAAGCGTTTATTAGACGTTGGCAGCGGCGAAGGCCGGGATGCCATCTATTTTGCCAAATGCGGTTTTCAAGTGGACGCATTGGAAATTTCAACTCCAGGCATTGAGAAAATCAAACAATATAGTCAGTTGTCGGGTTATTCGGTTAATATTCTTCATGCCGATATGATTGGATACGAGATGTCTGAGGATTATGATGTTCTTTACTCTCACGGATCGCTCCAATTTTTACCGCTGGAGCAAAGACGGAAGCATTTTGACAAATACAAACAGCGGACGAAACTTGGAGGGTTGAACGCGCATCTTATTTTTGTTGAAAAACCATTCGTTAAGATGGCGCCAGATTGGGAGAAAAACGAATTTTTTTATCAGTCGGGTGATCTGGCTAGGTATTATCATGACTGGGAGATTTTGCGTTGTGAGGAAAGCATCATTGACTGCAATTCGGCGGGAGTGCCACACCGCCATGCAGTGAATCGCATCATTGCCAGGAAAATAAATGCGACAAGGGACGGTTTTTAA
- a CDS encoding guanine permease yields MSIEDILAALGVIVNGLPQGLLALTFGFASVPTAAGFIVGAVGCGVLGVVAPISFQAETITIVGTMGRTIQERLSMIFWEGALLLAIGLLGVFGKIVNFIGPVITNAMMAGVGILLARVAVDMTRRNPAIGIVSIAVALLTYYITPNPANKLVFTIVASVLASTVACVVLKQKCDLLFDESREKFIFQKPILNVNVIRGTLGIVTLNIGANIAFGNITAQTIAKTDVNLDHLTIISSLADMASSLFGGGPVQAIISATGAAPHPIVAGVLMMSLMAVILLSKLLPRIGKYVPNESIAGFLLVLGVIVTVPINASLALQSGIGTPESIIGGVTMAVTAITDPFLGMVAGLLVKLLIGTFS; encoded by the coding sequence ATGAGCATTGAAGACATTTTGGCAGCCTTGGGTGTTATCGTCAATGGGTTGCCGCAAGGGTTATTGGCATTGACCTTTGGCTTCGCCTCGGTGCCCACTGCGGCAGGGTTCATCGTCGGCGCTGTTGGTTGCGGCGTACTCGGGGTTGTAGCGCCAATTTCATTCCAGGCAGAAACAATCACGATAGTTGGCACGATGGGCCGTACGATTCAGGAAAGGCTGTCCATGATATTCTGGGAAGGCGCATTGCTGCTGGCTATTGGCCTATTAGGTGTATTCGGTAAGATCGTGAATTTTATTGGTCCTGTAATAACCAACGCGATGATGGCAGGTGTAGGTATACTCCTGGCGCGAGTGGCTGTCGATATGACTCGCCGCAACCCTGCAATAGGTATCGTGTCGATTGCGGTTGCCCTGTTGACATACTACATAACTCCTAATCCAGCAAATAAGCTGGTTTTCACTATTGTTGCCTCGGTACTAGCCTCAACGGTCGCCTGCGTAGTTCTCAAACAAAAATGCGATCTGTTATTTGATGAATCGCGCGAGAAATTTATCTTTCAAAAGCCCATTCTTAACGTTAACGTCATCCGCGGAACACTGGGTATCGTTACCCTGAATATTGGCGCGAATATCGCGTTCGGCAACATCACTGCGCAGACAATCGCCAAGACAGATGTGAACCTGGATCATCTTACCATTATCAGCAGCCTGGCTGATATGGCGTCTTCCTTATTCGGCGGCGGACCGGTTCAAGCAATCATTTCCGCAACTGGTGCCGCGCCCCATCCAATAGTGGCGGGTGTTCTAATGATGAGTCTAATGGCAGTTATCCTGCTGTCGAAACTCTTGCCCCGTATCGGCAAATATGTGCCAAACGAATCTATTGCTGGCTTCTTGCTGGTGCTTGGCGTGATCGTTACCGTGCCGATCAACGCCAGCCTCGCCTTGCAAAGCGGCATCGGTACGCCCGAATCCATCATCGGCGGCGTCACAATGGCTGTCACCGCCATCACTGATCCGTTTCTCGGCATGGTGGCAGGCCTTTTGGTAAAACTACTAATTGGCACTTTTAGTTAA
- a CDS encoding GNAT family N-acetyltransferase, with amino-acid sequence MENTSDSVFNKSNNIVLESVDKHIDQLVWFLNHDDCLADALGSNNSVKISKQNFMETNKKWATERCADLFAIVHEKKAIGMISLSHQEIVNHTTRIGYWLGSRYWNKGYASKAFQLILELAKRKGLKHVSSAVREDNMVSRKIWEKYGAQSVLEDDKYSFVIDIEKM; translated from the coding sequence ATGGAAAATACCAGCGATAGCGTTTTCAATAAAAGTAATAACATAGTTCTTGAATCCGTTGATAAACATATTGACCAACTTGTTTGGTTTCTTAATCATGATGATTGTTTGGCTGATGCTTTAGGTTCGAATAACTCTGTTAAGATATCCAAACAGAATTTTATGGAAACCAATAAAAAATGGGCCACTGAGAGATGTGCAGATTTATTTGCGATCGTTCATGAGAAAAAAGCGATAGGGATGATATCGCTAAGTCATCAGGAGATAGTCAACCATACTACCCGAATTGGTTATTGGCTAGGGAGTAGATATTGGAATAAGGGATATGCCAGTAAAGCTTTTCAGCTTATACTTGAGTTAGCCAAAAGAAAAGGATTGAAGCATGTATCTTCTGCAGTTAGAGAAGACAATATGGTATCTAGAAAAATCTGGGAGAAATATGGGGCTCAAAGTGTGCTGGAAGATGATAAATATTCTTTTGTGATTGATATTGAAAAAATGTAA